The DNA region CCAACTTTATTTACTAAATTCTGAAGTGCACACTCTATACTTGCATCTATAATAATATCCTTATACTTAACAATAAAACCACCTATAATATTCTTGTTTATTTTTAATTCTAACTCAACTTTACTATAACCTGAAATAGATGATAATCTATCCTTTAATCTATTAATTATCTCATCTGTTGGCTTATAGGCAAAGATAGCAATTGCAACTAATATATTATTATATTCATTATTTAAATATAAAATATAATCGTAAATACCCGTTAAATATTTAAATCTATTGTTTAAAATTAATATTCTTAAAAAATTGTAAAATAATGTATCATAACCTACAAGCTTTACAATATCTTCTAATAAATCAAGTTTTTCTTTTTTCGATATAACAGGTGAGATAAAAATTTCATTAATATATTTAGAATATTCTAAAAAAATCATAAAATTCTTATAATTCTCTAACAAACTATCTAAACAGTTTTCTTGTTTTGCAACGCTAAAAAAAGAGTCTCCATATTTCTTGACAAGACTATTAAAGTTCATACTCACTAATCCTTTCTACTCGATTAAGATTTATTTGGTTATGTAATTTCACATCTAGTTTCTCTAGAATATCTTTCTTTGACTGTTCAATAGATTTCTGAAGTATTTGATTAATTAACTTTATTTCAGCTTTTCTAATCTCAAGTTCAATAGCTTTTTCCGCTGATTTTCTAAGCTTTTCAAGCTGTCTCTCACCTTCTTCTAAGATTGCCTCTCTCTCCTTTTCAATGGATTCTCTAAACCTAGTTTTTAATTCTTCTATCTCACTATCAACACCCTTTAGCATCTTATCTGCTGAATCAAGCTCTTCTTTTAATTTGCTATTCTCTTCATTTAAACCTACTAACCTTTTCTTAACCTCCATAACCCTATTGTTAATAAAATCTATTAGTGGAGTCTTTATAAACTTATACAGTAACCATATAAATATTAAAAAGGTTAGAATTCTCCAGATTAAGGTGCTAATTTCATGGGTATTGCCCTCGCTAGCTAACAATGTTAATGGTATTATTATAAATAAAATAATTATAATCAGTTTATTTTTCATAGGACTTTCTGAATTATTAATTTTTTTATTCCAGGCATATCTTTTTCTAATTCAACGATAAGCTTTTCATATAGTTTATTTAAATCCTTTAATTGTTCTTTATAATATTTATCTAATTTTTGCCTCTCCCTCTGTATTG from Deferribacterota bacterium includes:
- the atpH gene encoding ATP synthase F1 subunit delta, with protein sequence MNFNSLVKKYGDSFFSVAKQENCLDSLLENYKNFMIFLEYSKYINEIFISPVISKKEKLDLLEDIVKLVGYDTLFYNFLRILILNNRFKYLTGIYDYILYLNNEYNNILVAIAIFAYKPTDEIINRLKDRLSSISGYSKVELELKINKNIIGGFIVKYKDIIIDASIECALQNLVNKVGGVV
- a CDS encoding ATP synthase F0 subunit B, producing MKNKLIIIILFIIIPLTLLASEGNTHEISTLIWRILTFLIFIWLLYKFIKTPLIDFINNRVMEVKKRLVGLNEENSKLKEELDSADKMLKGVDSEIEELKTRFRESIEKEREAILEEGERQLEKLRKSAEKAIELEIRKAEIKLINQILQKSIEQSKKDILEKLDVKLHNQINLNRVERISEYEL